The genomic stretch gccaagttaaatccctaagtcctcgaagtgattagtgcaatgtcataatgttatgatgttatgatgttatgatgttatgatgttatgatattaaacaaataacaagcataagcaagtcatacaacaatcattcctaggttttaaggcttgcatgagttccataggtaagtaccctccccactgaagtttggtgggttcaacctgtcttagaatagtaaccgggttctagaaggatctcaaatcattgacctttccttaagtccacttcagtgcaacaccaagtggttgaccgaagcttccctaaagtccaatctcaaagagtgtagtatcgagtctcaaccaactccagtcggaaccgaagccagttatctcactactttctaatggccaggatgagtcaattagggttctaaaggtctggttaatgcttttatgacaccacgcgaatgccaaatatttcctcaactaacatgaggaacatcaggacatccaaagtgccacattaaccgtagccatcattttgaccattccagtatacgccggacagtcgcgatgatctcttgctacttacctaaggtacactagatccgggtgtaggatctttcactcaagcataacatacccaagcaatcccttaaaaataaatcagacaaattgaataagtgatcttgtttttaaggtaacctctctttttaaatattccccagcagagtcgccagttctgtcatacggtgaactggactttttgtggttttaatcgcaatgtcgcggttagcaagagtcgccaccgacttttcttttatccaataaggaaaggtggaaaagaacaggaaagaccttaatttagattttgggttcgggaggtacattatacaaagggaaggtgttagcaccctttgtatccatggttatccatgggctcttaattgctcgatcacttatattatttttgtctgaaaaaagtgtttgtgaattgtttggaaaattgttttgaaaagagaatttaactttgtaatgattcttgtatgaatgtatacaaagtggttatctcgtttagttttgaaaattgtttagaaaaatataactcggtaatgattctagtatgaatgtataccaagtggtgattttctaaaggtattttgaaaggtgtgaggtgcgaaaaagtgttttaagttgtgagccagcaattaagagttataccgacccaaggtctttacgggcatttcctatccttatgagggtaaaactgtccttattattgagaaataagtagttttatcctttggatgtaaaagggtcatcgtagggtcatcgattggtcattgaaggcaacagttatgaggataccttagcattcgaagggactatcatcatttaatcgtaggcaacatcggagggtcatcgagggacaaagttgtatattcgaaggcaacatccgagggactataatttattttatgatgatttaaccgaagggtctttgctaagggtatccccacattcgcgggacatgaccgtaatatcgtaatcgtaaggcaacaaagagaggtccaagatcacttattcaaaggcaaagttttacaattaattaggtgattaggaggaattctcccacattaaaattaatacattaaaattaatacattaaaattaatacattaaaattaatacatcaaaattaattaggtaatttagggtgaaaactccacaagggtatcccacaaataaagtggaatacctagccaataaccttttcctgggatatgtgaaccttttcgaagctcaaaaagaaacatgtcagaataccaaatcagggtgcaatcgaagattacaccggaaaaatatcgcaacagtaaataggataggatgaataatgcatggctatgataaaaacataaaaaaaacagactagaaaaatcaggtactgtctcgttcgcctctgcctcgcctagcgaaggccaggcgaacgaccacggattttgaattttgagaaaaacagccccatgttaggaaccttgaactttatggcattttatcacaggaacagtatggtcaaacattcagggtattcaggcatatttaaattcacatacgaaagcaaattatatatcaacatttaatcatgatgcattatatgtgtagatatggccaattgaaagtataaacaatagagatatgcaaacctgtttgccaattcaaggttgaagggattgaccacttgtggtatcggaatgagttaggcggcgggaattgggcggcgatggcttcggggcggatgagctgccttcagggtttctttattctgaattctccgggttggcagggttcctatgccaaagtttctatccgtccttctctgttctctctctttctttttcctcaaagttttgttccaaggaaacctcagagtattttgcttctcttccttctttctccagtgaatctcccagtgtaaactctCAGTCTAACTCCAAgtccttttcctctactgaaacttcagtatttatagactaattttgtgggtaatgggcttggaatgagggagacccaagtccaaaataatttgttatattttatttatttatttattttaattatttaattaattaattaattaattaattaattaattaattaaattttttttctttttttttttttttttttttttttcttttttttttcttttttttctttttttcttttttttttttttttttcaggaaaaatgatgggtaaattttggggtatgacagttagGACAGGTCATTAGTAAAGACAAGAGTAAACTCTACGCTGGAGCAATGTCCTCACAAAGAGTCGGTACTATCCATAATTGGTTGGGTTTTAAAAATGGTCAAATCCCATTTCAGTACCTAGAGTGTCTTATATTCAAAGGAAAATCTAATCAAATTCACTTCTAACGAATTTCCCACAAAATCATATCCAAATTAGCCTCTTGGAAATGGACGTTACTGACAATTATGGGAAGAGTTTAGTTGATAAAGTATATTGCTCTAAGAATGTTGGTCTACTCCTTCCATATTTAATGTTGGTCAACCAAGGTTCTGGCTCAATTGGATACTTGGTTCATAAACTTTATTTGGGGTGGAGATATTCTTATCCAAAAAATATGCATAGTTGCTTGGAAAGATGTTTGTACGCACATTAAATCTGGCGGATTGGGTATGAGATCACTAGGAAAATGAATTAGGCTTTTCTTTTAAATCTTACCTGGTGGTTTATCACATCCAACGAAGACTGGGCTAATGTCGCTAGGTCAAGGTATCTTCAAAATAGTCGATCGAAGCAGTATCACATTACTTTTTCATTTGTCCTAGTATACACCAGCACTTTGATACGGTTATGGAAAATACCATATGGGTTATATGTAATGGTGAAAACATTATTTCTAGAATGATAATTGGTTGGGTTTGACGATCAGTGACATTCTAGACATACGGTTACAAACTAGAACTATATTATCCATTAAAGTGAGCGATCTTATCGAGGATGGCAAGTCGGTTATCCCTAACTTCATATCAAACAAGCACTCAAACATTTATATATGTATTTATGATTTTATGCTCCATAGGGACCAACTTCAAGATAAATTAGTTTGGACCTGGAGATTCATTAGAATACCCATGACTTGGCTAAGCTAATTTAACAATATTTTCTTCCTCCTTCGGTGTCCTTCCCTTATGGAGGACATTTGGCCTTATGTGTGGTTTGTGCAATAGGCATTATGATTCATTAGTTCACATTATCTTTGATTTCCAATTTGCAATGGCTATTTGGAAGGTGATAACCTCAATATTTGGGATTATAGTTTTACCAAAGTCTTTTGAGGATATTTGGCATATGATGATGCTAGGTTGGCACCCCCAAACTTAAAGACATGACTTTAGCAACTTGGACTCACACGATTCATTGCATTTGGTTGGCATGAAATGAAAGATGATTCAGTAATGTTACACCTAATGTTCACATAACGGTGGGAACCATCATGGATCATACCAAAATGAGTTCCTCGCTCTAAAAAGGTTGGATAGCTAATCGTAAGCTAGAGTTAGACATTTTGGATAGATTGAAGATTGAGAGAAGGTATAGAAATGTTCCTAGAATCATAACAGTTAGGTGACGTCACCCAATTTTGGGGTGGATGAAAATAAACATGTATGGCTTAGTTCAAGAGAACTTAGTCACATTGGGAGGTATTCTTTGGCGCATCAGCTGCAGGCATAGGTCGATTATTGTGTTGCATGCAAAGCTTATCTCTATCGTTAGAAAATGCGGCAAATAGGAGATTTTCAAAGGTATGGATTGAGAGTGACTCACAGGGTTCCATTCACTACATCATGAATGAAAATCTaataaatcaatttaaaaataaagaaaaactaGTATCTAAAATAAAGTAACAACATAAACTCTAAGTTGAACGATGACGACCAATATTGAAATGGACAACATGACTATATTTGAAAGACATGATGGGATGATTATTGAGTGTGGGTGAAAGAAACAAAAATTATATCAGAAATGATATAATTTAGAATTTTGTGTGGATCTAGAAAAACAATGGCTTCTTTTTGGTGATAAATAAATGTTTAATTAATGCTTAcatgttaatttttcaatttaaaaaaaaactaaaattgGTCAATGTTGAACCAAGCGGTTTCACAAAACCGGCTTTGATTCTTTAGTTAGAACGGTTATGGACAGTTCAATTTAATTTTTTTGGTTATACTCTAGTTTTTATCCACCTGCGATTTTACAAGGTTGATCGAAGAGGAATCACCACCGCTTCACGGTCCAATTGAATGATTCCAAGAATTCCAAAAAAAGGAACAAAATGTACCATTGAATCATGTAAGATGTGATGTTTAAAAATGTTCTCTTTTTTTTAAATTCACTCGAGGAAAAGTTGTCAAGAGAAAACCACCATCTTAAAAGGTACCCAATATCCTAGATAAATGATAAATACTTACTAACTATAGATTTGAAGGTGTCCTCATTGAATCTAGTATCAAGAAGTGCATTGTAGGCCGAGGAAACATCATCATTCCCATGGTACCACCATCAAAAGTTCATGGCTAGAGATAAACTAACCTGAATATCTATGTGGAGATTATTAACCGGGTCAAGTTCCTAGACAAAAATGATCATTCTCCATTGTAGATTCCAAACCACCACTCCATCTTCCTATTAGCCAATTCTAGGGAAAGTAGCTTACGGTGATGTCGGCCTCACCTAAGGGTCTTCCTAAAAAGAGGTAAGCATATGAGACCCTGCCTTTTTAAACATGTTATCCACATATCAATCATAAAGGACTACAAGGTTGGAGCCATGGAAAGGGACACCTTTCCACCATTAAGATGTTAATCTAAAATAAGAAGATATTATTCCCCTAGGCTTGTATCTAGAAAAAGAATATCTCACCACAAATTAATATTGTTTAAGATCAATCTCCACCTCCATTTTTTCAAAGAGGTTCAAATTAAGCAGAAGAAGATCATGGATTCATAGCCCTCCTTTCTGTTTAGACTTACAAAAATCAGACCATCTAACCCGAAATATTGTTAACTCGTCTTTAACCTCTCCCAAGGAACATATATTAGATCGTGACAATCCTCTTCTAAATCTTAACAGACATCTttaataaagaaaaataaaaaaatatgtaTCTAATTAAGAACGAATTAAATAAAACTACTACTCGCACGCACGCGCACGCGTTATAAGCCTGAGAAATGGCTCCTAAGTGACCTCAAGTCTAAGATTCACACTCATCGAAAGGTCAAGATATTTGAAGGGGATGGAATGTAGTTTACAGCAGAGGAAACCTTTCATCATAGCCATAAGTCAAGACTAACATTGACTTCAATAAAAGTACCCTTAGCAAAATTAACACAAAGTTCATAGACAAGTTCAAAGACTCGAGGATGgatttaataataaaaaattctCGACTAAAATCTCGGCCAAAATTAAAATGTCATCCGCATATTGTAGACGAAAGATCACTAAAAATAGAAGATCTAGTCTTaaatctccaaagatgtgatcATCAAGTTCTATAATTCATCTATATTTTGTTATTTTCTCTATATCAATCAATATGCATAAATTCTTTGAAAGTTTAGTGATAAATTAAGCTCTTCACATTTTTATAAGGTAATCATAGAATCAGATGAATAAAAATACAATATTACTAAATAAGTCCAAAAAAATTGTAACTAAAATATATTCAAAAGATGAAGTAGGTACATTTTTAGACTAAAATAACTTGTTAAAAAAACCtaaagaattaattaattaaaaatacaCAAGTTAAAGAAGTTTAGGATGAATTTAGGCTATACATATAATATGGGAAATAGATTTGTTGACATAAAAATGAATACAATTCCATGTTTAATCAAATTGAGTCGCTTTCTAATCTTGGTGAAGTAGGGTCTAAGAATATCTGAGTTAGAGAGTGACTAATGCCAGAGAGTATGTTATGTTTGCACTATTTAAGAAGCACTAATATTCACTCACTCACACAACCCAAAAATACATGTCATGCATATGATCAACCTGATtcttcctcatcatcatcatcatcatcatcacataACACCAAATTTCATTTACCTTCATCACCTAGCTCTATATATATATACCTTCATTACCATTCCTCTTTCTCACATTTCatacttcatcatcatcacttaTAATCACTTTTGAATCATGACTGCAGCAGAAGCACATATTGCTCGAACAGTTGTTGGTATTATAGGTTGGTTAAGTCTCTTAGTTTCTACACCAAAAGAATTTATATTTATCAACATATATAGTATTCTTAATTCTTATGGATCTTTGTCTTTTCAACTTTCATAACTTCAGGAAATATCATCTCTGGCTTCTTGTTCTTGTCACCAGTGTAAGCTTCATCTTTCTCTCTTCTTGTTTTTTATACTTGCAGTTTCTCTTTGTAAATTATATAAATAGACATTTTTTTgttaaattttaattttttaccaaatacataaattattttttttcttgttttttaATAGTAatttcaaattttatttttatacAATAGATTAATGATCAAAATTTTGTCGCATATTTACAATGTCCTTTTGTATAGCTAACAACTgaatttatttattaaaaatgtGTTAATATATATTTTAACAACACATGTTAGTTGATTACATATAGAAATATTATTTCTAAAATGtgtattttattttttttgaatttaaaaaaaatattgttgatTTATTTATTCAACTGAAGTTTTTTATATTAACATATTCTTTTAAgagaaaagttttaaaaaattataattttatatTTTCCATAACTAATTGTATTAAAAGAAATTGTTGACATAATTAATTAGTACACATGGTTAGGTATTAGTTAGGTTTAACTGACCCACAATTTTTTAAAGGCATGGTATATCTCACTTTAATGAGAATAAAAATTAATTATCTCctaatatattttattttaattttataaaaaaaatatcaaCATCTTAATTATATACCCCTTTAAAAAATTGTCTAAATAAATATGATTTCATAATACTAGATACTAATATCTATTTATTTTTCAAAgatattatttattaattaataatattaCTTTATCTTACTACTTTATCTTATAgtataaaaaattaaaattatgGTAGTCATCAACATACATAGAGTCTTCTAAGAAGATATGCATATTCTCTTAAAAAAAAGATGTTCATATAAAACTACATGCTAATTTCATTAATACTTTTGTGGTAAAAAAATAATAGTAAGACACACCCTTATATTAAGGGACAGACAGAATATTAAATTATAACTAcgattaaaattttaaattttaaatttttatttagTGATTAAAATTTATTCTATAAAGTAGAATATCGAATTATACATCTAATGTTCCTCTACCAATTGATTTGTCTTAATTGGATAAatttttaatattatatttaGAGGTGGAGTAATATAGTAAAGTTGTGACGTGTCATTTTATTGGCTAAAATGTGATGAGCTTGCACCTCTTATGATATTCTTTGCATTTATTCAACAATCTATTATGAAGCAAAATTAAATCCTTCTGGTGCTGGTGCAGAAGAAATTATTatgttctttttcttttttaagaCAAGTTTAAATAATTCATCTCTCTCTTTTATTTGCTTTATCTAATTAAAAAAAGTAACTTATTTATTTCAGAAATATAGAGAAAAATAAAACGATacttttttaattaaaaaaaataatttatttatttcagAAATATAGAGAAAAATAAAACGATACTTTTTTATGTTAAGTATGATTtttctaaaattctaaaatataatatcAAAATAAATTAGAGATTCTCATCTTAGACCTCTTTTTTTTTCATACTCTGCTATAAAATCAAAACAGTATTAATTTACCCATGTGATAGAAAGGGGTTGAAATACTAAAATAGGAATTACTTATAGTACTATTCATATTATGTCTCCCTAAAAATAGTTGAAATGAATGAATACCATTAAAATTGGAGTACTACTTATTTCATTAACTTTATTATATTCTAcattgaattattattattattttccaTAAATTTTATTGATCACATATTTGAATTAACTTCAATCAAGTTTATccacacaaaaaaaaaaacaaatttgGCTAAAGAGTAATATAGCTAGGAATGGTAAAGTACTTGACTTTGTGTTTGATATTTTTAGTAACAATTTGTTTCTTTCTTTTGTTTAGTGTGTGCAAGTTGATAGAATCTTGGCACCCACCTAATTGAATTTAAATTTATAACTATTTACGGTGTTAATTCAACATATTTTTAGTATGTACAAACTTCCAAGGTGATGCTTAAAAGTAAATCTTAACTCAAGTGATATATATCGGATATTGTTAGATTAAATGTTATCACCAAAATTTGAATCATAATATTTATAATTATGTCTACGTTTTTAATAAATGATAAAAATTGACGTTATTAGGTTAGACGTCATcatcaaaatttaaattttagtatTCCTAATCAGTAACAAAAATCGACATTATTAAATTAGACGTCATCACCAGAATTCAAATTTTAATATTCACGATTTTCTAATAGTTATTACCATTTTTTTAACGATAAAAAAAAATGGACctttatattaatttatattcTTAGTCATATTTTTTATTTCACTTTTGAAGTTTTTCAACTTTCACTTATTTATTCAAATAATTAAGGTGACCTACCAATGTGTCTACCAACTAAATTTAGAAACTGAACCAACCAGTCCTTAGCTCTCCTATTTTTGAACAGGCCAGTTGAAGGCAACTCACCTCCCTTTACAGTCTCTAAGTAATCAATTATTCTTGTACAAAGACAGTAAATCTATAAGTCATGACAAATTTAAGGAAACATTATAGtataatttaaataaatttttcatttaaattttaACATATCTTAGTTTGTTTTCATTGATTGAGCTTGTAATGTCATGTTGGGGCAAGAATTCcttatttttaattgaattgAAATGTATATAATCAGGCCAACATTTTATGAGATATGGAAGAAAGGATCAGTTGAGCAATTTTCACCAGCACCATACTTAGCAACACTTGTGAACTGCATGGTGTGGACACTATATGGTCTACCCATGGTGAACCCGGACAACGTGTTAGTGCTGACCATCAACGGCTCGGGTTCTGTGGTCGAGATCGTATATGTGACGCTCTTCATAATTTACTCTAGCCGCAACAAAAGGCTCAAGGTTCTTATGTGGCTAGTGGTAGAACTCCTTTTCATCGGAGTTCTTGCGTTCGTCACATTGATTCTTGTTCACTCTGCAAAGAAACGATCGGCCATTGTTGGTACCACCTGCATTGTCTTCAACATTATGATGTATGCTGCACCTTTAGCTGTCATGGTAAGTAATcgtcaaatcgaagaaactctTATTTGAATATTTGGTTTTTGATGTCAAGTGTTTATAAAATTGCGGTGCAGAAATTGGTGATTGTGACTAAAAGCGTTGAGTACATGCCGCTCTCTATATCTCTTGCTTCCTTTGGAAATGGCGTCGCATGGACCACTTATGCTCTCATTCAATTCGACGCATTCATCACTGTAAAACAAATTTAATTCCATATATTTTTACTATATAACAAAATCGACAAGAGGCAATCGAATGACCTGTTACCATTGTTCTTGATTATCAGG from Lathyrus oleraceus cultivar Zhongwan6 chromosome 7, CAAS_Psat_ZW6_1.0, whole genome shotgun sequence encodes the following:
- the LOC127107475 gene encoding bidirectional sugar transporter SWEET4; the encoded protein is MTAAEAHIARTVVGIIGNIISGFLFLSPVPTFYEIWKKGSVEQFSPAPYLATLVNCMVWTLYGLPMVNPDNVLVLTINGSGSVVEIVYVTLFIIYSSRNKRLKVLMWLVVELLFIGVLAFVTLILVHSAKKRSAIVGTTCIVFNIMMYAAPLAVMKLVIVTKSVEYMPLSISLASFGNGVAWTTYALIQFDAFITVPNGIGTLFSVVQLILYATYYKSTMKQIAERKANKTAEVNLSQVVVGNGDQRSKTNH